From Elephas maximus indicus isolate mEleMax1 chromosome 25, mEleMax1 primary haplotype, whole genome shotgun sequence, the proteins below share one genomic window:
- the ADISSP gene encoding UPF0687 protein C20orf27 homolog → MAAANKGNKPRVRSIRFAAGHDAEGSHSHVHFDEKLHDSVVMVTQESDSSFLVKVGFLKILHRYEITFTLPPVLGLSKDVREAPVPSLHLKLLSIMPIPEGYSVKCEYSAHKEGVLKEEMLLACEGGTGACVRVTVQARVMDRHHGTPLLLDGVKCVGAELEYDSEHSDWHGFD, encoded by the exons ATGGCTGCAGCCAACAAGG GCAACAAGCCCAGGGTCCGGAGTATCCGCTTTGCGGCAGGCCATGATGCAGAAGGCTCCCACAGCCACGTCCACTTTGATGAGAAGCTGCACGATTCGGTGGTCATGGTCACCCAGGAGAGCGACAGCAGCTTTCTTGTCAAG GTTGGCTTCCTGAAGATCCTCCACAGGTATGAGATTACCTTTACCCTGCCTCCGGTGCTCGGGCTGAGCAAGGATGTCCGTGAGGCACCTGTCCCCAGCCTGCACCTCAAGCTCCTCAGCATCATGCCCATCCCAGAAG GTTATAGCGTCAAGTGTGAGTACTCAGCGCACAAGGAGGGCGTCCTCAAGGAGGAGATGCTCCTAGCCTGCGAGGGCGGCACTGGTGCCTGTGTGCGCGTGACAGTGCAGGCGCGCGTCATGG ACCGGCACCACGGCACACCCCTGCTGCTGGACGGTGTCAAGTGCGTGGGCGCCGAGCTGGAATACGACTCGGAGCACAGCGATTGGCACGGCTTCGACTGA